GTTATCTCCTTTCTCAAGGAGCATGGGAAGGAGATTTATAATGAAATTCGGGCAGCATATACTGATACAATGAACAAGGTAGACTAACTTAATTCACTCTTGTAATTATTGTTAGTTTCATTAAGGACCTTGAAAGTAATTAACTTGTTTTTGGCAGGTCCTAAGTGCCCATTTCCGTGCTTATATTCAAGCATTAGAGAAACTACAACTTGACATAGCCAGTCCTACTGATCTGATAGGTGTTGACACCAGCACAAGCCTGTTTTCAAGAGGAAGAGAACCTTTAAAAAACCGGTCTGCTATATTTGCTCTTGGAGATAGAATAAGCATTCTCAAGGTCTTATATAGCTACCAAGTACTTTTTACTTTTGTTTTTTGCCACCTGGCATTTAAGTTATGTTACACTATTGCTTCAGCAAATCGACGAGCCTTCATTGATTCCACATATTGCTGAAGCAAGTTCAAAGAAGTATCCTTATGAAGTCCTCTTCAGAAGTTTGCACAAGCTGCTCATGGATACCGCCACTTCAGAGTACTACTATATATTACTTATTCCTCTCTttctcacatacacacacacacacactcacatatttaatttatatgtttcTGTATAGATATGTCTTCTGTGGGGATTTCTTTGGAGAAGAATCTGTATTCTATGAAATATTTTCAGGTACTAAAACTTGAATAGAATTATACCTTGCAATCAAGACCCATATCCTCAAAAAGAGGTCCATTGGGTTGAAATGCATAGACCCATTGGGTCCGTTCACATAATTGAAAGAAGAAAATGAGGAGGTCATTTAAGACCCTATTAAATCTCAATTTTTTTAGCTAGGGAGCTGGTCCAGTGGGTCCAAGTGAAAATTAAAATCCGCTTTTAAGTTTTGGGTTTTGTTTCGCGGTTACGTTTTGTGATTCCGATTAGTGTGTAAGTTTCGCGGTTtactaaaaaaaatttaaaatataaacgtcaCCGGGGTCTTGACCCGTCTCAAACTGACTCAAGCCGTTTGGTTCGTATGAGAAACTGTCCCTTTTGACCTATGACCCTGTTCGACCCGTTACCTAACGCGACCCATGTGCCAGTTATATGAATAATCAACAGTAACCTTATCCATATATCATGTACTTGTGTCGATGTTCTACAAGTTATATCTACTTCTATTATTTTGTCAGGGCCATTTGGTGTAATGGATGAGCATTTTGGTACAGTCCTTCCAAATTCCTTTGATGCAATTGGTATAATGCTTATGATCCGCATTACACACCAACACCAGGTAATCTATATGCTAAGTTTGAATTATTATTAAAAAGGCGTGCTTGTGTTTTTCGATACATCTGTTGTTACATGCATCTTCTATATATGTGTAGTCCCTTTTATCCTATGTGATAACAATGGGATCATCTTTTTTACAGCTCATAATGTCTAGGCGACGGATTCCGTGTCTTGATTCTTATTTGGATAAGGTATGTATATTTAAagtttttaacttttaagatatttatgtatgtatgtatgtatgtccaTTGAGATTcttattaatataataccattggTAGGTGAATATCTCATTGTGGCCCCGTTTCAAGATGATATTTGACATGCACATCAACAGTCTGAGAAATGCGAATGTCAAAACATTGTGGGAGGATGATGTGCATCCACACTATGTTATGAGACGTTATGCCGAGTTTACTGCTTCACTTATTCAACTCAATGTTGACTATGGGGATGGCCAGGTTTGaccacaaaatatatatattaatgatgatTCGGAGATGTATATGTGTTGTTAACGTTTTACTCCATTTTTACAGCTTGATCTGAACATGGAAAGACTGAAAATGGCTATTGATGACTTGCTTATCAAGCTCGCCAAGATGTTCACAAAACCAAAACAACAGACGGTTTTTCTTATCAATAACTATGACATGACAATTGCTGTTTTGAAGGTACGTCTCAGTAATTTACTTAGTAATCCAATTGGACCAAATCCACttgatttttttcaactttgaaaCTATATTTTTATTTGCTTTTCAGGAAGCGGGGCCAGAAGGTGGCAAAATTCAGGTCCATTTTGAAGAACTTTTGAAGAATAATACAGCTGTTTATGTGGTGAGGGTTAACTACACATAATACTTTAtaagcgcacacacacacacagctTAATCGTAAAGCATGCAATCTTGTTTCCTATAATATGGCAAAAATGAAGGCATTAGATAACTATTTCTTAATTGTTACAGGAAGAACTGCTGCTGGAACATTTTGGCAACCTGATCAAGTTTGTCAAAACCCGAGCATGTGAGTGTCTTTTTCTTAATTTGTTGCTGTATATTGTGATCGAGACAATTTTGGTCAAAATTGAAAgtgacaatttcgacccatttaaatTTAAATGGGTCAAAATCTGAGTTACCTTTTATTCCGACGGGTCTAATGGGATGagtaaaattttaattataaaaaaaattggtCAAATTGTTGCAAATTTTTCTGAAGTGCAATATCCCATGCATATAATCTTCTACATCTTTCTTTTCATGCAATAAACTAAAAATATAGTATTTGTAAGTTGTAATAACATAGTACTccgtatatgtataaataaaaagTGGAAAATAATTATTTAGGGTCAATCCAATGCAACCTGTATAGAAAGGTTATCCATTTTGACCATTTACCAACAACCTTGGTGGACCTTCGATATTTAATTGTCCACTTCAAAAGTATTTTGACCGTTTTACCCTTGGGGTTATGATTGCAGCTGAGGACTCGAGTTCTGGATCTGAGAAACAACCAATAACTGTGGCTGAAGTTGAACCGATTGTGAAGGACTTTGGAAGCAGATGGAAAGCAGCGATAGAGCTGATGCACGGTGATGTCATCACATCATTCAGCAACTTCCTTTGTGGAATGGATATATTAAGAGCAGCCTTGACACAACTTTTGCTTTACTATACGAGACTTTCAGATTGCATGAAACGAATCGCTGGTGGATCGACCCTTAATAAAGACCTTGTTTCCATATCATCCATTATGTATGAAATCAGAAAATTTTCAAGGACATTCTAGACGATATTCAATGAAGGGGACACGATCTAACATTTA
This window of the Rutidosis leptorrhynchoides isolate AG116_Rl617_1_P2 chromosome 7, CSIRO_AGI_Rlap_v1, whole genome shotgun sequence genome carries:
- the LOC139856898 gene encoding vacuolar protein sorting-associated protein 52 A-like, producing MAELATNELRKPEGETMDANKSVFNLGSVVGDLTVEEDASSNDISLEGLQQELEECKTDEIVANILSKGVKLREYTKGVENNLRQVELDSIQEYITESDNLVSFHDQIRDCDIILSQMETLLGGFQVEIGSISSDIKILQEKSLDMGLKLKNRKVAESKLAKFVEDIIVPPRMIDIIVDGEVNDEYMRTLEILSKKLKFVEVDSMVKTSNALKDVQPELERLRQKAVSKVFEFMIQKLYALRKPKTNIQILQQSILLKYKYVISFLKEHGKEIYNEIRAAYTDTMNKVLSAHFRAYIQALEKLQLDIASPTDLIGVDTSTSLFSRGREPLKNRSAIFALGDRISILKQIDEPSLIPHIAEASSKKYPYEVLFRSLHKLLMDTATSEYVFCGDFFGEESVFYEIFSGPFGVMDEHFGTVLPNSFDAIGIMLMIRITHQHQLIMSRRRIPCLDSYLDKVNISLWPRFKMIFDMHINSLRNANVKTLWEDDVHPHYVMRRYAEFTASLIQLNVDYGDGQLDLNMERLKMAIDDLLIKLAKMFTKPKQQTVFLINNYDMTIAVLKEAGPEGGKIQVHFEELLKNNTAVYVEELLLEHFGNLIKFVKTRASEDSSSGSEKQPITVAEVEPIVKDFGSRWKAAIELMHGDVITSFSNFLCGMDILRAALTQLLLYYTRLSDCMKRIAGGSTLNKDLVSISSIMYEIRKFSRTF